The Fragaria vesca subsp. vesca linkage group LG2, FraVesHawaii_1.0, whole genome shotgun sequence genome includes a window with the following:
- the LOC101296454 gene encoding ABC transporter F family member 1-like produces the protein MVSDASKKKAAQKKAAAAAKRGGKAAAAASSKSASESQNGADKLANGVESMRISDRNCTGVLCSHPLSRDIRIESLSVTFHGHDLIVDSELELNYGRRYGLLGLNGCGKSTLLTAIGCRELPIPEHMDIFHLSREIEASDMSSLEAVISCDEERIRLEKEVEELAAQDDGGGEQLERIYERLEALDAATAEKRAAEILYGLGFDKQMQAKKTRDFSGGWRMRIALARALFINPTILLLDEPTNHLDLEACVWLEETLKKFERILVVVSHSQDFLNGVCTNIIHMQSKKLKIYSGNYDQYVQTRSELEENQMKQYKWEQEQISNMKEYIARFGHGSAKLARQAQSKEKTLAKMERGGLTEKVARDKILVFRFVDVGKLPPPVLQFVEVSFGYTPDNLIYKNIDFGVDLDSRVALVGPNGAGKSTLLKLMTGELTPLDGMVRRHNHLRIAQFHQHLTEKLDMELSALQFMIKEYPGNEEEKMRASIGKFGLTGKAQVMPMSNLSDGQRSRVIFAWLAFRQPQMLLLDEPTNHLDIETIDSLAEALNEWDGGLVLVSHDFRLINQVAHEIWVCENQAVTRWEGDIMQFKNHLKSKAGLGD, from the exons ATGGTCTCCGACGCAAGCAAGAAGAAGGCGGCTCAGAAGAAGGCGGCGGCGGCGGCCAAGAGAGGTGGAAAGGCAGCGGCGGCGGCTTCGTCAAAATCTGCGTCCGAGTCGCAGAATGGAGCTGATAAGCTCGCCAATGGAGTCGAATCGATGAGGATATCGGATCGGAATTGCACTGGCGTGCTTTGCTCTCACCCTCTTTCCAGGGATATCCGG ATTGAGTCTCTATCAGTTACTTTCCATGGGCATGATTTGATAGTTGATTCTGAACTGGAGCTTAATTATGGCAG ACGTTATGGTTTACTTGGGTTGAATGGGTGTGGTAAATCTACCTTGCTGACTGCAATAGGGTGCCGAGAGCTTCCTATCCCAGAACACATGGATATCTTTCATCTCAGCAGGGAAATTGAAGCTTCAGACATGTCTTCACTAGAGGCTGTCATTAGCTGTGATGAGGAGAGGATTAGATTGGAGAAAGAAGTTGAAGAATTGGCAGCTCAA GATGATGGAGGTGGAGAGCAGCTTGAACGCATTTATGAGCGTCTTGAAGCTCTGGATGCAGCAACTGCAGAGAAGCGTGCCGCTGAAATACTCTATGGTCTCGGTTTTGACAAACAGATGCAAGCAAAGAAAACTAGAGATTTCTCTGGTGGTTGGAGGATGAGGATTGCACTTGCACGTGCTCTATTTATCAACCCAACAATCCTGTTGCTTGATGAGCCTACTAATCATCTTG ATCTCGAAGCTTGTGTGTGGTTAGAGGAGACTCTGAAGAAATTTGAACGCATCTTGGTTGTGGTTTCACATTCTCAGGATTTCCTGAATGGTGTTTGCACAAATATCATTCACATGCAGAGCAAGAAACTGAAGATCTACTCTGGAAACTATGATCAATATGTTCAGACACGTTCAGAACTTGAAGAAAACCAGATGAAACAGTACAAGTGGGAGCAAGAACAAATTTCTAACATGAAAGAGTACATTGCTCGTTTTGGTCACGGGTCAGCGAAACTAGCTCGCCAGGCACAAAGTAAAGAGAAGACGCTAGCTAAAATGGAGCGTGGTGGGCTTACTGAAAAGGTGGCCAGAGACAAGATTTTAGTCTTTCGCTTTGTTGATGTGGGAAAGCTGCCACCACCTGTGCTTCAGTTTGTTGAAGTCTCATTTGGTTACACTCCTGATAATCTGATCTACAAGAACATCGACTTTGGTGTTGATTTGGATTCGCGTGTCGCTCTGGTTGGCCCCAATGGAGCTGGAAAGAGTACTCTCCTGAAGCTGATGACGGGGGAATTGACTCCTCTTGATGGCATGGTCCGGAGGCACAATCACCTTAGGATTGCTCAATTCCATCAGCACTTGACTGAGAAGCTTGACATGGAGCTGTCTGCCCTCCAGTTTATGATCAAAGAGTACCCAGGAAACGAGGAAGAGAAGATGAGGGCTTCAATTGGTAAATTTGGACTAACAGGCAAAGCACAAGTGATGCCAATGAGTAATTTGTCAGATGGGCAGAGGAGCCGTGTTATCTTTGCTTGGTTGGCGTTTAGGCAACCTCAGATGCTTCTGTTGGATGAGCCAACTAATCATTTGGATATTGAGACAATTGACTCACTGGCCGAGGCGTTGAATGAGTGGGATGGGGGTCTGGTTCTTGTTAGCCACGATTTCAGACTCATAAACCAAGTAGCTCATGAGATTTGGGTATGTGAAAATCAAGCTGTGACCCGGTGGGAGGGTGATATTATGCAATTTAAAAATCACCTCAAGTCAAAGGCTGGTTTAGGTGATTAA
- the LOC101296741 gene encoding 50S ribosomal protein L18-like isoform 2, with protein sequence MSVMKRYVLRLFISLKYITANVVDRNNGRIVVTASTIEHSVKGSLECGRSCNAKAASVVGEVLAMRLKVEGLDQGQGQGIHINVNNEVEKKGFKNRTKVWAIVNALKNNGVKLILDDNENSSRPS encoded by the coding sequence ATGAGTGTTATGAAGCGGTATGTGCTGCGATTGTTCATATCATTGAAGTACATCACAGCAAACGTCGTTGACCGAAATAATGGCCGGATTGTTGTAACAGCATCTACAATTGAACATTCGGTTAAGGGCTCACTCGAGTGTGGCCGCTCTTGCAATGCAAAAGCAGCATCAGTTGTTGGAGAAGTGCTCGCGATGCGACTTAAGGTGGAAGGTCTTGACCAGGGACAGGGACAAGGGATTCACATTAATGTAAATAATGAAGTTGAGAAGAAGGGTTTTAAAAACCGTACCAAGGTATGGGCTATCGTCAATGCTCTTAAAAACAATGGAGTTAAACTCATTCTTGATGATAATGAAAATAGTTCTCGGCCAAGTTAA
- the LOC101296741 gene encoding 50S ribosomal protein L18-like isoform 1 → MSKSLCFSSYQECPRMSVMKRYVLRLFISLKYITANVVDRNNGRIVVTASTIEHSVKGSLECGRSCNAKAASVVGEVLAMRLKVEGLDQGQGQGIHINVNNEVEKKGFKNRTKVWAIVNALKNNGVKLILDDNENSSRPS, encoded by the exons ATGTCAAAGAGCTTATGTTTCTCCTCATATCAG GAGTGTCCAAGAATGAGTGTTATGAAGCGGTATGTGCTGCGATTGTTCATATCATTGAAGTACATCACAGCAAACGTCGTTGACCGAAATAATGGCCGGATTGTTGTAACAGCATCTACAATTGAACATTCGGTTAAGGGCTCACTCGAGTGTGGCCGCTCTTGCAATGCAAAAGCAGCATCAGTTGTTGGAGAAGTGCTCGCGATGCGACTTAAGGTGGAAGGTCTTGACCAGGGACAGGGACAAGGGATTCACATTAATGTAAATAATGAAGTTGAGAAGAAGGGTTTTAAAAACCGTACCAAGGTATGGGCTATCGTCAATGCTCTTAAAAACAATGGAGTTAAACTCATTCTTGATGATAATGAAAATAGTTCTCGGCCAAGTTAA